From a region of the Dictyostelium discoideum AX4 chromosome 2 chromosome, whole genome shotgun sequence genome:
- the dpp3-1 gene encoding dipeptidyl-peptidase III — translation MSVPSSVIENHLVPKEIPVYRLNARESFNLLTEKEQLYAHHISVACWWGSKICLGQTSIESGPIFNLFQNLFSIQNLKSTVVPNIVSEEEYSDLLSYAATFYGNMGNYLSFGDSKFIPRISKEKLQLIINKVNDNKVNEYWGKCSELMYSLDKQVRELGIDGNGISTYYSPNITKVEIEKVQKFMDSKSISPYNTRLFKVSENNYNLLIASASTSTPTVSHQFDGYTINIVYGDWNKNLTKVVDNLKLALPYAANENQTNMLKKYIDSFYSGSIDDHKDSQRWWIKDISPAVETNIGFIESYRDPYGVRGEWEGFVSMVNKEMSLKFGKLTDNATTFLSKLPWDKSFEKEKFNKPDFTSLEVLTFATTGIPAGINLSNYDDIRQTEGFKNVSLGNVIAARKDEYVTFIQESDQKLFNELSTEAFELQVGIHELYGHGSGKLFTTDANGNVNFKVGEVINPLTNKPIDPKTEVYKFGETYDSVFKSLGSPMEECRAECCGIYLSPDEKILELFGFTDPKKAEDVYYVNWLIMARAGVCALEFYSPPSEGAPGKWRQAHMQARYCILTTFLRSGIVTLDKTADDVIVKLDKSKIRGIGVKAVGDFLNRLMVYKATANIDASIKLFDEYTHVNEEFLAIRDIVLAKKKPRKVFVQAHTYLNSNGKVCLQDFDDSTQGMIDSMITRFGKDDSDML, via the exons atgtcaGTACCATCATCAGTAATAGAGAATCATCTTGTACCAAAGGAGATTCCAGTTTATCGTTTAAATGCTCGTGAATCATTCAATCTATTAACAGAGAAAGAACAACTCTATGCCCATCATATTAGTGTTGCCTGTTGGTGGGGTTCAAAAATTTGTCTTGGTCAAACATCTATTGAAAGTGGTCCAATCTTTAATCTCTTTCAAAATCTTTTctcaattcaaaatttaaaatcaactgTTGTTCCAAATATTGTTTCTGAAGAAGAATATTCtgatttattatcatatGCTGCAACTTTTTATGGTAATATGGGTAATTACTTAAGTTTTGGTGATAGTAAATTTATT ccaagaatttcaaaagaaaaattacaattaattattaataaagttaatgataataaagtCAATGAATATTGGGGTAAATGTAGTGAATTAATGTATTCATTAGATAAACAAGTAAGAGAATTGGGTattgatggtaatggtatTTCAACCTATTATTCACCAAATATTACAAaggttgaaattgaaaaagtacAAAAGTTTATGGACTCAAAGAGCATTTCACCATATAATACTCGTTTATTCAAAGTTTCAGAGAATAACTATAACCTTTTGATTGCTAGTGCTTCAACTTCAACTCCAACTGTCTCTCATCAATTCGATGGTTACACCATTAATATCGTCTATGGTGATTGGAATAAGAACTTAACCAAAGTAGTAGATAATCTTAAATTGGCTTTACCATACGCTgcaaatgaaaatcaaacaaATATGCTCAAGAAATATATTGATTCTTTCTATAGTGGTTCAATTGATGATCATAAAGATAGTCAAAGATGGTGGATTAAAGATATTTCTcc agCTGTTGAAACTAATATTGGTTTCATTGAAAGTTATCGTGATCCATATGGTGTAAGAGGTGAATGGGAAGGTTTCGTTTCAATGGTTAACAAAGAAATGAGTTTGaaatttggaaaattaaCAGATAATGCCACTACTTTCTTATCAAAATTACCATGGGACAAGAgctttgaaaaagaaaaattcaACAAACCAGATTTTACTTCTTTAGAAGTTTTAACATTTGCTACAACTGGTATTCCAGCTGGTATTAATTTAAGTAATT ATGATGATATTCGTCAAACTGAAGGTTTCAAGAATGTATCATTAGGTAATGTTATTGCCGCAAGAAAGGATGAGTATGTTACTTTTATCCAAGAAAGTgatcaaaaattattcaatgaATTATCAACTGAAGCATTCGAATTACAAGTTGGCATTCATGAA ttatATGGTCATGGTTCAGGTAAACTTTTCACAACAGATGCTAATGGTAATGTTAACTTTAAAGTTGGTGAAGTTATTAATCCACTTACAAACAAACCAATTGACCCAAAGACTGAAGTATATAAATTTGGTGAAACTTATGACAGTGTTTTCAAATCATTGGGTTCACCAATGGAAGAATGTAGAGCAGAATGTTGTGGTATCTATTTATCACCAGATGAAAAGATTCTTGAACTCTTTGGTTTCACAGATCCAAAGAAAGCTGAAGATGTCTACTATGTCAATTGGTTGATTATGGCACGTGCTGGTGTCTGTGCATTGGAATTTTATAGTCCACCAAGTGAAGGTGCACCAGGTAAATGGAGACAAGCTCATATGCAAGCCAGATATTGTATTTTAACAACATTCTTACGTTCTGGTATTGTCACTTTAGACAAGACTGCCGACGATGTAATTGTCAAACTtgataaaagtaaaattagAGGTATTGGTGTTAAAGCTGTTGGTGATTTCCTCAATAGATTAATGGTTTACAAAGCAACTGCAAATATTGATGCCTCAATCAAATTATTCGATGAATATACTCATGTCAATGAAGAATTCCTCGCCATTAGAGATATAGTTTTGGCTAAAAAGAAACCAAGAAAGGTATTTGTTCAAGCTCATACATATCTCAATTCAAATGGTAAAGTTTGTCTTCAAGATTTTGATGACTCAACTCAAGGTATGATCGATTCAATGATCACCAGATTTGGTAAAGATGATTCTGATATGTTATAA
- the hspF-1 gene encoding heat shock protein Hsp20 domain-containing protein: MTEVTYQIQDQIKQFNNFNPIQKTNYKYQYNSDNENSSLVYLIKNPKQNNFKNYNNKICNYKRSLSSSSFQGNEEKETRKKNKAQFYENDFENGFGNISSWLNNSIPYKCEDCNGNNEPPHQKLKSQDIPLFTFFEPLTFIHEINKVIHIELEIAGVDKDDVKVDLTNNILTIVAKKKSVYPLFQNMCEFKRHEKSIGVYKRVLEFNSNTVDKDTIKARYVNGILLITVNKFL; this comes from the coding sequence atgacAGAAGTTACTTACCAAATTCAAGaccaaataaaacaatttaacaattttaatcccattcaaaaaacaaattataaatatcaatataatagtgataatgaaaattcttctttggtttatttaattaaaaatcccaaacaaaacaattttaaaaattataataataaaatatgtaattataaaagaagtttatcttcttcatcattccAAGGAAACgaagaaaaagaaactaGAAAGAAAAATAAGGCTCAATtttatgaaaatgattttgaaaatggaTTTGGAAATATTTCATCTTGGTTGAATAATTCAATACCATATAAATGTGAAGATTGTAATGGAAATAATGAACCACCTcatcaaaaattgaaatctCAGGATATTCCATTATTCACTTTCTTTGAACCACTTACTTTTATTCATGAAATTAATAAGGTTATTCATATTGAATTAGAGATAGCAGGGGTCGATAAAGATGATGTTAAAGTTGATCTCACTAACAATATTCTTACAATTGTAGCAAAGAAGAAATCAGTTTATccattatttcaaaatatgtgtgaatttaaaagacatgaaaaatcaattggtGTTTACAAAAGAGTATtggaatttaattcaaatactGTTGACAAAGATACAATTAAAGCAAGATATGTTAAtggtattttattaattacagTCAACAAATTTCtgtaa